Proteins encoded in a region of the Malaciobacter mytili LMG 24559 genome:
- the aat gene encoding leucyl/phenylalanyl-tRNA--protein transferase, with protein MEIYSLTDDVYTFPNPRFACDEGILAYGGDLTPTRLISAYANGIFPWYNSDEPILWWSPNPRLIMELEEFKVSKSLLKVIKSNKFEIRFNTNFTQVMIECKNIYRPKQDGTWLQDELIDAYTTLHNLGYAHSFESYYNGELVGGGYGLSIGDMFCGESMFAKKSDASKVALYYLVQRLKEKGFSLLDCQTPTEHLQSLGAKCISRDDFLDRLSHSIQNFPSFN; from the coding sequence TTGGAAATTTATTCTTTAACTGATGATGTTTATACTTTCCCTAATCCAAGGTTTGCTTGTGATGAAGGAATTTTAGCCTATGGAGGAGATTTAACTCCCACAAGACTTATTTCTGCATATGCAAATGGAATTTTTCCTTGGTACAATAGTGATGAACCAATTTTATGGTGGAGTCCAAATCCTAGGCTTATTATGGAATTGGAAGAATTTAAAGTTTCAAAATCTTTATTAAAAGTAATAAAAAGTAATAAATTTGAAATAAGATTTAATACAAATTTTACGCAAGTAATGATTGAATGTAAAAATATATATAGACCAAAGCAAGATGGAACTTGGTTACAAGATGAATTAATTGATGCTTATACTACTTTACATAATTTAGGTTATGCCCACTCTTTTGAAAGTTACTATAATGGGGAGCTTGTAGGGGGAGGATATGGCTTATCAATAGGAGATATGTTTTGTGGTGAGTCTATGTTTGCTAAAAAAAGTGATGCTTCAAAAGTAGCTTTATATTATTTAGTTCAAAGATTAAAAGAAAAAGGTTTTTCTTTACTTGATTGCCAAACTCCCACAGAACATCTTCAATCTTTAGGTGCAAAATGTATAAGTAGGGATGATTTTTTAGATAGACTCTCACATTCAATACAAA
- a CDS encoding flagellin, producing the protein MVLFTNVSALMAYENYSYNSRLLSKSLLRLSTGLKINSASDDPSGLAIADKLRTQASGIQQSIENANSAIALTQIADKAMAEQSNIIDMVKVRLIQARTSTTTQEGREAIRKDIVKLLSQLDNIASQTNYNGVYLLQKGQLDSAISTKKEFQVGENAHNIITMQAVQSNTIGLGLDSLKALAQDALTADVAANSLETLDNALTSLNTFRAQFGSTQNQLESSVRYMITLKTNLKASESVIRDVDYAQEAAEFSRLNILVQAGMFAMAQASKVQETMIKYLFR; encoded by the coding sequence ATGGTACTATTTACAAATGTTTCTGCATTAATGGCATATGAAAATTATAGTTACAATAGTAGACTTCTATCAAAATCTTTACTAAGATTATCAACAGGACTTAAAATTAATAGTGCTAGTGATGATCCTTCTGGCTTAGCAATTGCTGATAAATTAAGAACTCAAGCAAGTGGAATACAACAAAGCATTGAAAATGCAAACTCTGCTATAGCTTTAACTCAAATTGCTGATAAGGCTATGGCTGAACAATCAAATATTATTGATATGGTTAAAGTAAGGCTTATTCAAGCACGAACAAGTACAACTACACAAGAGGGACGAGAAGCAATAAGAAAAGATATTGTAAAACTTCTTTCTCAACTTGATAATATTGCTTCTCAAACTAATTATAATGGAGTATATCTTTTACAAAAAGGCCAATTAGATAGTGCTATTTCTACTAAAAAAGAGTTTCAAGTAGGTGAAAACGCTCATAATATTATTACTATGCAAGCAGTTCAATCAAATACTATAGGTTTAGGACTTGATTCTTTGAAAGCTTTGGCACAAGATGCTCTAACAGCTGATGTGGCTGCTAATTCTTTAGAGACTTTAGATAATGCTTTAACTTCTTTAAATACATTTAGAGCCCAATTTGGTTCTACTCAAAATCAGTTAGAATCTTCTGTTAGATATATGATTACATTAAAAACTAATTTAAAAGCAAGTGAGTCTGTAATAAGAGATGTGGATTATGCTCAAGAAGCTGCAGAATTTAGTAGATTAAATATATTAGTTCAAGCTGGAATGTTTGCAATGGCACAAGCTTCTAAAGTACAAGAAACCATGATAAAATATCTATTTAGATAA
- a CDS encoding c-type cytochrome → MRNILISSFVAVLFLTGCLEEKTKESSNTTSSLSSSEQSSNAKEDLLNKIKESSSNITTKVTEASKEIGKIVADTSKEISSEASTVASQIVDKSDDITKQVTTEVKKSADKIEETIDNIMKNSDSSSEGKQLFLKCAGCHGQNGEKPALGKSLVIQGWDKQKTIDALNGYKNDTYGSVMKGVMKSQVLSLNDSEIEALAEYISTLK, encoded by the coding sequence ATGAGAAATATTTTGATAAGTTCATTTGTTGCTGTTTTATTTCTAACAGGGTGTTTGGAAGAAAAAACTAAAGAGAGTTCTAATACAACTTCTTCTTTATCAAGTAGTGAGCAGTCATCTAATGCAAAAGAAGATTTATTAAATAAAATAAAAGAATCAAGCTCTAATATTACTACAAAAGTAACAGAAGCTTCGAAAGAAATAGGTAAAATTGTAGCTGATACTTCAAAAGAAATAAGTTCTGAAGCTTCAACTGTTGCATCACAAATAGTTGATAAAAGTGACGATATAACAAAACAAGTTACAACTGAAGTTAAAAAATCAGCAGATAAAATTGAAGAAACAATAGACAATATTATGAAAAATAGTGATTCTTCTAGTGAAGGGAAACAACTATTTTTAAAATGTGCGGGTTGCCATGGACAAAATGGAGAAAAACCAGCCTTAGGAAAATCTTTAGTAATTCAAGGTTGGGATAAACAAAAAACTATTGATGCTTTAAATGGTTATAAAAATGATACTTATGGATCTGTAATGAAAGGTGTAATGAAAAGCCAAGTTTTATCTTTAAATGATTCAGAGATAGAAGCTTTAGCTGAGTATATTTCTACTTTAAAATAA
- the clpA gene encoding ATP-dependent Clp protease ATP-binding subunit ClpA: protein MISNELRSIFAQAVSYAKTSKHEYLTIEHIFLMTLHDEVIENLLLNLGLNSDDLFEKTKKYIDENTPLLPESIEDEPIESITLTKTIEYMVAHTQSSGKRDAGVEDMFVAIIKDENSYASYLLKSHGIQKVDILEEISHNQNDEIEDSSSEDKSSNVLEKNATELVALAKNGEIDPVIGRQREIHRVIQILSRRKKNNPILVGEPGVGKTAIAEGLALEIANNNVPESLKDAKLFSLDMGSLLAGTKYRGDFEKKLKALLKEITEVKNAILFIDEIHTIVGAGSVGGSAMDASNILKPMLSNGKLRCIGATTFSEFRNDFSKDKALSRRFAKVDINEPSIEDTIEILEGLKSKYEEFHNVKYNKNAIELAVELSKKFINDRFLPDSAIDVIDEVGASKKIETKSKKAVVITKNDIEEVIAKMAHIPPKSATKSDLTLLKNLEKNMQKRVFGQDDAICTIVKSIKRNKAGLGLDKKPIGTFLFSGPTGVGKTEVAKELSLQLGIHFERFDMSEYMEAHTVSRLIGAPAGYVGFEKGGLLTEAIRKHPHCVLLLDEIEKAHPDLMSILLQVMDNAQLTDNSGNKADFQNVILIMTSNLGASEANVMGFAKDETLNENKAINKFFAPEFRNRLDSIVSFSSLNMDIVVKVVGKFIEDLEEQLSDKKIKISISTKAKKQLALLGYDKAMGARPLNRVISDKIKDEITDEILFGKLKKGGEVKIDFTNDKFVFEYEINK from the coding sequence ATGATAAGCAATGAATTAAGAAGTATTTTTGCACAAGCTGTAAGTTATGCAAAAACAAGTAAGCATGAATATTTAACAATAGAACATATTTTTTTAATGACTTTACATGATGAGGTAATAGAGAATCTTCTTTTAAATTTAGGTTTAAATAGTGATGATCTTTTTGAAAAAACAAAAAAATATATAGATGAAAATACACCACTTTTACCTGAAAGTATTGAAGATGAACCTATTGAAAGTATTACTTTAACTAAAACTATTGAATATATGGTTGCTCATACTCAATCAAGTGGAAAAAGAGATGCTGGCGTTGAAGATATGTTTGTGGCTATTATAAAAGATGAAAACTCTTATGCTTCATATTTATTAAAATCCCATGGAATTCAAAAAGTTGATATTTTAGAAGAGATTTCTCATAATCAAAATGATGAGATAGAAGATTCTTCAAGTGAAGATAAATCTTCAAATGTATTAGAAAAAAATGCAACTGAATTAGTAGCCTTAGCAAAAAATGGTGAAATTGATCCTGTTATTGGAAGACAAAGAGAAATACACCGTGTAATTCAAATTTTAAGTAGAAGAAAGAAAAACAATCCTATTTTAGTAGGTGAACCAGGTGTTGGAAAAACTGCAATTGCAGAAGGTTTAGCTTTAGAAATTGCAAATAATAATGTACCTGAAAGTTTAAAAGATGCAAAATTATTCTCTTTAGATATGGGTTCTTTATTAGCTGGAACAAAATATCGAGGAGATTTTGAAAAAAAATTAAAAGCACTTTTAAAAGAGATAACAGAAGTTAAAAATGCTATTTTATTTATAGATGAAATTCATACAATAGTTGGTGCTGGAAGTGTTGGTGGAAGTGCAATGGATGCTTCAAATATTTTAAAACCAATGCTTTCAAATGGAAAATTAAGATGTATTGGAGCAACTACTTTTAGTGAATTTAGAAATGATTTTTCTAAAGACAAGGCTTTAAGTAGAAGATTTGCAAAAGTAGATATAAATGAACCTTCAATTGAAGATACTATAGAGATTTTAGAAGGGCTAAAATCTAAATATGAAGAGTTTCATAATGTAAAATATAATAAAAATGCCATTGAACTTGCTGTTGAATTAAGTAAAAAATTTATTAATGATAGATTTTTACCTGATAGTGCAATTGATGTTATTGATGAAGTTGGAGCTTCTAAAAAAATAGAAACAAAATCAAAAAAAGCTGTAGTAATTACAAAAAATGATATTGAAGAAGTTATTGCTAAAATGGCACATATTCCTCCAAAATCAGCAACGAAATCTGATTTGACTTTACTAAAAAATTTAGAAAAAAATATGCAAAAAAGAGTTTTTGGACAAGATGATGCTATTTGTACAATTGTTAAATCAATAAAAAGAAATAAAGCTGGATTGGGACTTGATAAAAAACCTATAGGAACTTTTCTTTTCTCTGGACCAACAGGTGTTGGTAAAACAGAAGTTGCTAAAGAATTATCTTTGCAATTGGGAATTCATTTTGAAAGATTTGATATGAGTGAGTATATGGAAGCTCATACAGTTTCAAGACTAATTGGAGCACCTGCTGGGTATGTTGGTTTTGAAAAAGGTGGTCTTTTAACAGAAGCTATTAGAAAGCATCCTCATTGTGTATTATTACTTGATGAAATTGAAAAAGCTCATCCTGATTTAATGTCAATTTTATTGCAAGTTATGGATAATGCCCAATTAACAGATAATAGTGGAAATAAAGCAGATTTTCAAAATGTAATTTTAATTATGACTTCAAATTTAGGGGCTAGTGAAGCAAATGTAATGGGCTTTGCAAAAGATGAAACATTAAATGAAAATAAAGCAATAAATAAATTTTTTGCACCAGAATTTAGAAATAGATTAGATAGTATTGTTAGCTTTAGCTCTTTAAATATGGATATTGTTGTAAAAGTAGTAGGTAAATTTATAGAAGATTTAGAAGAACAATTAAGTGATAAAAAAATTAAAATTTCTATTAGTACAAAAGCAAAAAAACAACTTGCACTTTTAGGTTATGATAAAGCAATGGGTGCAAGACCTTTAAATAGAGTAATAAGTGATAAAATAAAAGATGAAATAACAGATGAGATTTTATTTGGTAAGCTTAAAAAAGGCGGTGAAGTAAAAATTGATTTTACAAATGACAAATTCGTATTTGAGTATGAAATAAATAAGTAA
- the clpS gene encoding ATP-dependent Clp protease adapter ClpS, with protein MANEFEVELDNDIKLEEPKKYKVFLLNDDYSTMDFVIDVLIKVFRKSQDEATKIMLNIHNKGKELCGVYTHEIASTKVAQVKVLAREKGFPLKAVMEEE; from the coding sequence GTGGCTAATGAATTTGAAGTAGAATTGGATAATGACATAAAATTGGAAGAACCAAAGAAATATAAAGTGTTTTTATTAAATGATGATTATTCAACAATGGATTTTGTAATAGATGTTTTAATAAAAGTTTTTAGAAAAAGTCAAGATGAAGCAACAAAAATAATGTTAAATATACATAATAAAGGTAAAGAATTATGTGGAGTATATACTCATGAAATTGCTTCAACAAAAGTAGCACAAGTAAAAGTATTAGCAAGAGAAAAAGGCTTTCCTTTAAAAGCTGTAATGGAAGAAGAGTAA
- the bioD gene encoding dethiobiotin synthase, whose protein sequence is MIKDKNYYLNKSLFISATNTDVGKTYACKRFAKALASLGLKVGYFKPFETGVINKPIDGSNMLELVKQLNPSFDFNINDVVPYQFTLPAAPYVAKKQTQIDFDFLLEKKKKLMQKCDVLIIEGAGGLMVPILKDIFIIDLIKMFDAKAILITPSKLGCINDTLLSIQALKAKNIDFEFYINLYEDKDSFEEVSLPFLKDYFTQLQYLQEV, encoded by the coding sequence ATGATAAAAGATAAAAATTACTATTTAAATAAAAGCTTATTTATAAGTGCTACAAATACAGATGTGGGTAAAACTTATGCTTGTAAAAGATTTGCTAAAGCTTTAGCTAGTTTAGGTTTAAAAGTAGGATATTTTAAACCCTTTGAAACGGGAGTTATAAATAAACCTATAGATGGTTCAAATATGTTAGAATTGGTAAAACAGTTAAATCCTAGTTTTGATTTTAATATAAATGATGTTGTTCCTTATCAGTTTACTCTTCCTGCTGCACCCTATGTTGCCAAAAAACAAACACAAATAGATTTTGATTTTCTATTAGAAAAGAAAAAAAAGTTAATGCAAAAGTGCGATGTTCTTATAATTGAAGGGGCTGGAGGTCTTATGGTTCCCATACTAAAAGATATTTTTATTATTGATTTAATTAAAATGTTTGATGCTAAAGCTATTTTAATTACCCCTAGTAAATTAGGATGTATAAATGATACTTTACTTAGTATTCAAGCTTTAAAAGCTAAAAATATTGATTTTGAATTTTATATAAATTTATATGAAGATAAAGATAGTTTTGAAGAAGTTTCATTACCTTTTTTAAAAGATTATTTTACACAGCTTCAATATTTACAGGAAGTTTAA
- a CDS encoding sensor histidine kinase, which yields MFLEKNLSKLIIFTPIILIILVTTLVTFSQISHLEKKFLSDREKIKQKLIEEEKNKLSQKLTSISNYINYKKSKNNKILKNRIKKRVDLAYNIISNKYNKDAGIIKQDKIKEELIHILKEVKYDNNGYLFLKEIKEDKIFARIYPSYILYENKDITNIEDKEHKDFLNRCKELLKDKKAGFITYSLKKINTLNSFEKISYIKKFEPFNWIIGYGEYLLDIDNLTKQDILARLNSINFEDNNLIYTINFKKEFIHGVEDKNFLYKELYSYIDKSIENKEFDKTNFYWTKNYEKLFAYKFIKEWDWIIITSINLKSLEDIILDILGSKQQEEDKFIKESIKIAFMVIIFGTLLTFLISKKIESIFKSYKNSIESQKNALKNINATLEHRVKEKTKELKEFNKKLKDKIKEEVCKNREKDQILYNQSKMAAMGEMIENIAHQWRQPLSMISTIASGISLNIDFKMYNEKETKNDLKSIVDTTKYLSQTIEDFRNFFIENKHKESFNLVDSIKKDINIINSSFKNNHIELITSLEDITMFSIQNELTQAILNILTNAKDVLIEKINHLEERRIVKIQTKAINDFVYIYIQDNGKGIKKEIIDKIFEPYFTTKHKSQGTGIGLYMTREIIIKHMKGEIKVENRSFEHEGIKYLGACFEIKLPVNIEAV from the coding sequence ATGTTTTTAGAAAAAAATCTTTCTAAATTAATAATTTTTACACCAATTATTCTTATTATTTTAGTTACTACTTTAGTAACTTTCTCTCAAATTAGCCATTTAGAAAAAAAGTTTTTAAGTGATAGAGAAAAGATTAAACAAAAACTTATAGAAGAAGAAAAAAATAAACTTTCTCAAAAACTAACTTCAATTAGCAATTATATAAACTATAAAAAATCTAAAAATAATAAAATTTTAAAAAATAGAATTAAAAAAAGAGTTGATTTAGCTTATAATATTATTTCAAATAAATATAATAAAGATGCAGGAATTATAAAACAAGATAAAATAAAAGAGGAATTAATTCATATTTTAAAAGAAGTAAAATATGATAATAATGGATATCTTTTTTTAAAAGAAATAAAAGAAGATAAAATTTTTGCAAGAATTTATCCCTCATATATTTTATATGAAAATAAAGATATTACAAATATAGAAGATAAAGAACATAAAGATTTTTTAAATAGATGTAAAGAGCTTTTAAAAGATAAAAAAGCTGGTTTTATTACTTATTCTTTAAAAAAAATCAATACTTTAAATAGTTTTGAAAAAATCTCATATATTAAAAAATTTGAACCTTTTAATTGGATTATAGGCTATGGAGAGTATTTACTTGATATTGATAATCTAACAAAACAAGACATTCTTGCTAGACTAAACTCAATAAACTTTGAAGATAATAACTTAATTTATACAATAAATTTTAAAAAAGAGTTTATTCATGGAGTAGAAGATAAAAACTTTTTATATAAGGAGTTGTATTCTTATATTGATAAAAGTATAGAAAATAAAGAGTTTGATAAAACAAATTTTTATTGGACTAAAAATTATGAAAAATTATTTGCTTATAAATTTATCAAAGAGTGGGATTGGATAATTATTACAAGTATAAATTTAAAAAGTTTAGAAGATATTATTCTTGACATATTAGGTTCAAAGCAACAAGAAGAAGATAAATTTATAAAAGAGAGTATTAAAATTGCTTTTATGGTGATAATTTTTGGAACTTTATTAACTTTTCTAATTTCAAAAAAAATAGAAAGTATTTTTAAAAGTTATAAAAATAGTATAGAAAGCCAAAAAAATGCACTTAAAAATATTAATGCAACTTTAGAGCATAGAGTAAAAGAAAAAACAAAAGAATTAAAAGAATTTAATAAAAAGTTAAAAGATAAGATAAAAGAAGAGGTTTGTAAAAATAGAGAAAAAGACCAAATTTTATATAACCAATCCAAAATGGCAGCAATGGGAGAGATGATAGAAAATATTGCCCATCAATGGAGACAACCTTTAAGTATGATTAGCACTATTGCAAGTGGAATTTCTTTAAATATTGATTTTAAAATGTATAATGAAAAAGAGACAAAAAATGATTTAAAATCAATAGTGGATACTACTAAATATTTATCTCAAACTATTGAAGATTTTAGAAACTTTTTTATTGAAAATAAACATAAAGAGAGTTTTAATTTAGTAGATTCAATTAAAAAAGATATAAATATAATAAACTCTTCATTTAAAAATAATCATATTGAATTAATAACTTCATTAGAAGATATAACTATGTTTAGTATTCAAAATGAATTAACTCAAGCAATTTTAAATATTTTAACAAATGCAAAAGATGTATTAATAGAAAAAATAAATCATCTTGAAGAAAGAAGAATTGTAAAAATTCAAACAAAAGCTATAAATGATTTTGTATATATTTATATTCAAGATAATGGGAAGGGTATAAAAAAAGAGATAATTGATAAAATTTTTGAACCATACTTTACAACAAAACATAAATCTCAAGGTACAGGAATAGGGCTTTATATGACAAGAGAGATAATTATAAAACATATGAAAGGTGAAATTAAAGTAGAAAATAGAAGTTTTGAGCACGAAGGTATTAAATACCTAGGCGCTTGTTTTGAGATTAAACTTCCTGTAAATATTGAAGCTGTGTAA